Below is a window of Littorina saxatilis isolate snail1 linkage group LG2, US_GU_Lsax_2.0, whole genome shotgun sequence DNA.
GTAACAATTTGGGTTCAAAATTTTCAAAACTGCGTGCGCAACAACAGTAAATCGATCGTCCACACTGCGTTTACAGTATGTAAAGTATGTAAAGTATACATATATACTATGCTGGTTTTCTTCTCAAACACTGACCGTGCGTCTGAAAACAAATTCTCTTAACACGTATTTCACTTTCCTTTAATACAAGAACTGCAGCGTTTAGGAAACTGCAAAACTAATCTGGTCCCTCTTATTTGTAAAACCAAGTCAACATTCAAATAGTGCTActatacatgaaataaggacaAGATCATAttcaaatgttttgacaaaaatgcttcttttaCAACCGTACCAGTGAAAACATAACTTACAAGTGCATGTTCATCCGCTTAAATGTTAAATGGCGAAATATATCTTAACAATTCAACAAAAATTCTTCAAACTGGCGAAATAAAGTGAAATAAAGTTAAGTATAAAAGGCTTTAGGTGTAACGTTTGAAATTCACTAACTCATTGCTAAACGAAAAGAACATGTGAACGAAGCAGAAAAGGAACAGGACATGCACAAAAACTaacaaaataaatttaaaaaaatgtgcgTAAGTTATGTAAAATCATATTATGCAAATGACTAAACACGCAATCAAtaaatgacagaaaaaaaaccgtaGTCCCAACTAGACCTGCAAGTTTAAAGTTTTTAAATGCTTCTTCTTTtcttaaaaaacacacaagctAAAAGTGAACGATCGATACCTACGGCAAGTCTCACAACTTTTAGGTTCACCACAACTAAATCCTGGAAAAGGTGATACAAGTCAAAATCAAAATGAATTAAGAGGAAACAGAGACACATCATAGAACATAAGTTACCCACAAGGTCCAGCGAATATTGTGCTTACGTGTGATTCCCGAAGTTCAAAACAAAAACTGTCACCTCGTGGTagtacttttctttctttatttggtgtttaacgtcgttttcaaccacgaaggttatatcgcgacggccgggtaaaggggggagatgggatagagccacttgtcaatagactcaattgtttcttgttcacaaaagcactaatcagaggcttgcaacgtagtacatatattattaccttactgggactgggagaatgcaagtttccagtacaaaggacttaacatttcttacatactgcttgactaaaatctttacaaaaattgactatattctatacaagaaacacttaacaagggtaaaagtagaaacagaatccgttagtcgcctcttacaacatgctggggagcatcgggtaaattcttccccctaacccgcggggggtaccggTAGGCCTAGTGTTGATATATCCACAAATACAAAGTAATGTTAAAGATACGTTCATTCCTGTGTGCACGATCATGTACTCAACCGCAGATCTGTTCAGACTGTCCCATGAGTTAAGAGCATCCACCCATTTGGACACACACTCAAAATCATCAGCCTGCATGGCTGGCTCTATTTGAAATGTTGGGATATAATGCTCAATTAATTTCGTAATATGACAAGGGTGTCAGATACAACATTAATtggagataaaaaaaacaataaacaaaaaaaacctcCCAAATTGTCTGGAGATTTTTGCTTTGCCCAAATGGACAGATGCCAGGTAAAATCCAGAACAGATCTACGCTGATTTACACgatggtttacacgggaaggaacgCAACTTTAACTCGATGAGAAGTTGGTGATCTTCCGCAAAAATAGACGCTGCACCCGTAGTCACAAAGAGAGGAAATAAATGGTTCATCGTCTGTGTTTGATTCAAAAGTTCAACATTATATTTTGCTAGCAATCTCCTGAATAAGCAAGTAGGCCCTGTGAGGTTTGTAGTCACACTGAACAAATCTCAAAATGTGCActagtctgtcagtgtctgaTGTCACTTTCACGAGGATACTTCGGGATATAGCCCAAATGCGTTTAGTTTTAGTCATGCTATTTACAAAGTCTGGATTacacagcaacattttcatGTCACAAAACTAGTTCTGAGTTCAAGAAATGTCCAGACATGGTATCCATCAAACGCCAACTATACTTTCCAGGTGTAAATTGTAATGCTATCTTTTTATTAGTTAACTGGTAAACACGCGAGAAAGTTGAACCGACGTCAACAACGGTAATAAGCCTCACCATCCATGCTTGCACAGGACATTCCAAAACGAACTTCGTGTTCCACGTGTTAAAGAACAAAGTTCAGTctcggaactgtccagttaatgcATATCAACTCTGAAAATATACCCCTGAAGAGCGGTGATCGAGTTGCGTAGAAACTCTCTAAGCAGTACAGCCATATAGACATCATGACGGTGAGATAAACTACTTCTTTGGTGTCTGATTCTCACGGGACAGAAGGTCTATTGATCGGTTGGAAGCTTTGCTCTGCGTTGTCCTACACCTCCGCGAAGCTTCTCGGCGTTGGCGTATACATAATAATATATCTCCGCTTAGTTATTGTAAAGACACCGAACTCACTCAAGTAAACAGCTTCTGAaccctttttcttttctttacgaATAGCTGATGTACACCTCCGGAAAAGTACTCGGCGTTACTGAGTGCACACCTCAGCGTTGGCGTATTTTGATAACCTAAACCTACTCAAACAATCAGAATGTGTGAGCCTTCTCGTGGGATGTAGCGGCGTTGCTTCATCTCGTACAACTTTGTAGCCTGACAAATGGCTGAGGAGGAATAACAATGTATAATTCTTACGAACCTGACAGTCTGGTTACGTCCGTGACATATATATGTCCTGTGATTTTCAAAAACATTTAAGAGTTCTAGTACATGAAACACACCGTCCCGCGTTAAAATGTAAAGATATAAACCCCGAATGATAAATCACCAGGGTCCTAACTTCCCAATAAAGTCTAAATAATTAAGCAGTGATGTGAAAGCAATTGAGTGAGTCCAACCAATGTTGAGTGGTCACCAAACACTGTGTACATCCACAGAAGAACCTTAAACACGTAATGAGTACGCTCAGTGTATCGGCAAAATTGCTTAACGACCTTTAGTGAATCAATTCATATGTATTTATCACGTAACAGGGATAACACACATCAGTTGTGCTTTCACGGCTAACGATGGACAGATACAGCCTTCCCGCTTTCAGAGACATTTCCGTGCAAACAAAAGGATGCAGTAATACAAAAAAAGTGTGTATCAATTGTAAACATCTGATTTATAAACATCAAACTTAGGCAAAACATTATGAAATGTAAGGGCTGTGTATACCTAAACGAAACaccaacaaagaacaacaaaagaaacggTGAAGAGTGTCATAAGTGTCTGACTCTGATGCCGTTCTAAACAATCTTCAACAACATTTCTGAAAGCGTTAACTATTTTTAGATTCGAGGGCTCCCGTATGAAACTTTTTAACAATCAATCATTCTTATTTTGACTGCCATTCCGTCAATCTACACCAAACTTCCTTTGAGTAAAAAAGACTCAAATTCAAACTTCAGCAAGTGTCCACAAAATCTGTCATTCCTGAATATTCCCCGTAAGCTCCTTACATGATAACAAATCCATTCCGTGAAACTTCAACCAGCCTTTCAGCTTTAATGCCATTCCTTGAACTTTAACAACCGACAGTTTCTGGGGGCGAGGTTTGATTTTGTAAAACTCCAACGAGTGTATGTTTAGCAGAGAGTCCATCAAACGTGAACATGATTTGATCACTTGCAAGTCCAATGAGTGCTTCCATGCTTTGAACACTTCCGCACAGCGCTGTATCCACAATCCGGCAGTCCCTACAATCTTCTCCAAGCTCTCGAGACGTTCTCCAAGTCCAGATTTGGTTGGGGGCAGTTCCGAGTCACTGACGCCGTCAACAAACAGTCGAGTGACACAGGCAAAGCCACAAGGGTGACTATGTGTCCACAAATCGTCGAGTGACCCACAGGGCAAAGCCACAAAGGTGACTATGTGTCCACAATTCGTCGAGTGACACAGGGCAAAGCCACAAGGGTGACCATGTGTCCACAAACCGTCGAGTGAACACAGAAACGCCGCAGATGTGACCATTTCCATGCTCCGAAACCGTTGAGTGAAACAAGCAACATAGGTGACTGACTATGTGTCCACCAAGCGTCGAGCGACTCAAGGCATAGTCAAAGACGTGTCTATGTGTCCATTTTCTGAACCAGTTCACAAACCGTCAAATGAAGCACACGTTAGCCACTAAGGTGACTCTTGAGTCCATGTTCTTAAACCGTTCTCAAACCGTCGAGTGACGCCAAAAGAAAACCGCAGAGGTGACTACGTGTCCATGCTGGCATTGAAGAAGCCTTGGTCAGTGGGGCTCTCCACGAAGGTGACTCGCAAACGGTTGCACGTGACGTCTGTGACCGTGACCTTGACAGGGGGCTTGTCGTGGGGCGGGTACCATAAGCGCGTGCGGGGCTTGGAATGGTGGAAGGGCCGGTACTTCTTGTGGGTCCACTCCCTCCCCTCCGAGAACCTGTCGCTGGCGTCATCGTCCAGATCCATAGGCCAGTGGAAAGCGGAGGTGTCCATGCTGGTCGTTGTGCTGCTGTGGTCGTTGTATTGGTCGCCGCTGTTGctactgttgttgttattgtagtGGTCCCCGCTTCGCGCTGGCGTGTGTGAGGCACTGTCGCCGGTGTGATTCTCCAGCGTGCTGGCTGCTGCTACCAGCAAAGACAGGTTGTCCATTTGTTCTGCTGTGCTAGGCTGCAAAACAGGAGAGATTTTTGTGAATACAAGCAGCTACACACCATACACcagcatacatacagacagtcaTGCTCGGAAGAACGAGAGACCGACCAGACATTGACATTTGATCGTAATTTAGACAATCAAGCGTATACAaaacggcgaaatcgtatgggttcccaggtctgagacAACGAATTACTACTCCCACACAGTCCGTCATTCGGCCAATGTATGGCTTAGACGGAGGCGGGTTTGGAATAAAATTCGTTTGACTATACGACAGAAAACCTCTTTCGCCAAATAATTTCAACAACACAGGTTCTCCGCCGAAACACAGCCACGGTTTGTACACACCACTGTCGTTTCAAACACAACCATTTAAAACTAACGAGACGAATTACagaaaaccaacacacacaaatatgaaAATATATATTGGTCCAATACAACATTATACAAACATAAAGGTCCAAAACATTGATCTGCCAGCGAGACCTCTTACATGTGGAAACTTTTGGACGGTCGACGGTCCAGGAGTTAGAATAATCCCTCAGatggaaaacaaaaaaagattgCCTTAGTGCTACGAAACACACATACTTTTTAAACGGTGTTACTTAAAACACGTACCTCGGTGGATTCTTCGTTGGTCAAACTCATGTAGTTGTTGTAGCTGTTGTCGTGGAAGTTGGGcgaagggggggagatgggggaGGCGATGGGGGTGTATTCAACGTCCTCCTGGTAGCCCGTCTTGCAGCTGGAGAAGTAATCTCTCTTCCACTTCTTGACGATGGAATAGGCTGTAGTGGACTTTTCTGATGACGTGGACTTCTGAACACTGGTCCGCCGCTGGGGGTACTGGTGGAGGGGGAGGTTTTGGGGTCCGCTGCCGTCACGCACGAACACCTCGTCAGAGTCCACCGAGGTACGCGTCGGTGAAAGCTTCTTGTTGAGGTTGTTAAAGGCACGGTTGTCTGGAAAAAAGGATGAGAGTTGTTGTGTGGTGAGCTGATATTGAATTATGCGGTTAATATTGAGTTGTGTGGATTAAAGGTGTTTTAACCACATCGCAAATCCCACAACCctcacatacaaacagacatacaagtacgcacgcacacacataagcatatatacccccccccccccactctctcacacacacgcaccacctctctctctctctctctctctctctctttctctctctcacacacacacatacacacacacacgcaccacagcgctctctctctcactttcaaaatcacacacacgcacacacacacatacacacacacacacacacacacacacacacaccttcgcCTTGCAGGGCACTGACGTCGCTGCAGTCAGACGCCACAGACAGATCTCGCCTGAAACCACCGGCACTGAACGCCCACGCCGACCGTTTGGTGCTGCCGCAGTCGTGGTCTGTGTCTCTGATGGTCGTTGTGCTGCTGGTGGAGCTCGCCTGGCTAGGGCGGCGGCTGTTGTGGTTGTCGTTGTAGTCTTCGGTGTCACTTGAAGAGGCGCTGGAGTGGGTTCCCCCGTCCAGTTCGCGTTCTTCTAGTTCTCTCTGTgataaggcacacaaaaaaaaattgtctgtttagggtaacccgaccgaccctatcgatttggcgccgacccaaaaacttttttttgatttcaaaaaaaaaaaaagaggtaaaaatgctaaaaagagacatttggcgtttctttctctccctttctctctgttttatttatacgttagttttgaaacatgtattcattaaatataagaagtgaatttacacacacaaacacaaaaacaaaacaaacaaaaaaaccctacctacctaccgaccctactttttttggtcatgttaccctaaacagacatttttttgtgtggcctaaatGAAATAGCTTCGGTCAGACAAGGTACCCGGGACATTTCTAACTATAGTGGTCAGTCTTCCTCCCTTGGAAtggcgagctgccatacagcgCTAcgttttatcttatttttcgttGATGTTTGCTATCAATTCTCTGCATAGGTGtgttcgtgttttccaagccttAAGGTATTTTTCTAGTCTATGTTCATGTACACGCAGAGACGTCAAAACGCCTTTAGGCACCTCGTCGCATCGAAGGATGGCGCTGGCGTTAAAATTACTCTCGGTATCTAGTGTCTGAAAACAATTACTTTAGGAAGGATTGGCAAGCTTGGAACTACTAACATCTCACATTTCAAATGAATCATGCAAAGTGTTTAGGCCAAGAACAGAACACTGGTCTAAAGTGGTTTTGTCTTTGTGAAGTACTCATTCCCATAGATCGACAatgaattcacacacacacacacacacacacacacacatacacacgtacacacacacacacacacacacacacacacacacacacacacacacacacacacacacacacacacacacatacacacgtacacacacacacacattcccagAGATCGATAATGAattcacacacaccaccacacacgcacacacacacacacacacacacacatacattcccAAAGATCGAtaatgaatgcacacacacacacacacacacacacacacacacacacacatacattcccAAAGATCGAtaatgaatgcacacacacacacacacacacacacacacacacacacacacacacacacacacacacacacacacacacacacacacacacacactgagaggcTCATTGTGCACCTACCTGGAGACGTCTTTTCCTGATGAGCCGCTGCCGCTTCTGCCACTGCAGATCCGCCCTCCTGAGATGCagagaaacaagaagagcaatcAATACCAGGGTTTAGTCATAAGCCGCTGACGTGTCCAGAATTTCCAAACTCT
It encodes the following:
- the LOC138958101 gene encoding chromobox protein homolog 8-like; protein product: MELPAFGDRVFQADFIRKSRRRRGKVEYLVKWKGYSESQSTWEPKENILDPLLIAEFQSRRADLQWQKRQRLIRKRRLQRELEERELDGGTHSSASSSDTEDYNDNHNSRRPSQASSTSSTTTIRDTDHDCGSTKRSAWAFSAGGFRRDLSVASDCSDVSALQGEDNRAFNNLNKKLSPTRTSVDSDEVFVRDGSGPQNLPLHQYPQRRTSVQKSTSSEKSTTAYSIVKKWKRDYFSSCKTGYQEDVEYTPIASPISPPSPNFHDNSYNNYMSLTNEESTEPSTAEQMDNLSLLVAAASTLENHTGDSASHTPARSGDHYNNNNSSNSGDQYNDHSSTTTSMDTSAFHWPMDLDDDASDRFSEGREWTHKKYRPFHHSKPRTRLWYPPHDKPPVKVTVTDVTCNRLRVTFVESPTDQGFFNASMDT